In the genome of Raphanus sativus cultivar WK10039 chromosome 9, ASM80110v3, whole genome shotgun sequence, the window TCGAAAAGACTTCTTAAAGTTATCGAAACGCTTCAATATGGTAAAGTCATTTCTTCTAGGTTATCTTCCACATGCTATTTTATACGAATATGCAATGTGATGTTGTTCCTTATTCTATAAGGCGATCGAAACATCAGAGAAACTTCATCATTTGAGTGAGATATCGCTCTCCACACTACAAggtttgtttcttcttgttACCTTTACTAAGCATTGATTGATTGATCTCTGTAATAATATCTTGATGATGAGAGCTTATTGTACAATTTTGATATGCAGAGTTGTTAACTACACTTGGATACTTCTTTTCAAGAGATGGAAATCACATCCTAGATTACGAACTGGGTTTACAACGACGCTTTATTAAAAgaggtaaaagttaaattttctgtttatccgaataatgttaaaaaaaccAAAGATGTGTTCATTGCTGTTACTCTAAAGGGGATGAAGGAGATTCTTCTGGGAAGTGGACACATACTTTGAGTTTGTGGTGCATGAATCCATCTGTTGTTTTCAAAGCCATAGTTGATCTTTCTTCATCCATTATTTTAACATCTGGGTAAGCAAGCAGTatctatttactttttttttgctaagaatcATTTTCCAAGTTTTGTTACCTCAAGGTCTGGTTTAAAACCACAATGTCatcaaatatacaaaatcatattgCAGGACTTTGTCACCAATGGACTCTTTCTCATCTGAACTTGGGATGCAGTTTGGCTCTTGTTTGGAGGCTCCACATGTGGTTGATGCAAATCAGCAGGTTTGTTCTGACCTAAAGAGCTATTAATGTCCACTTAACGGCAAAAGCCTCCAGAACTGAATgtatgatatattttaaaaaccatgCAGGTGTGGGCTGCTGGAATCTTCAGTGGTCCTAATAATCAACCACTAAATGCAagttataaaacaaataatgaatATCCGTTCCAGGTACTTGGGCATTTTTTTATATCACTGTTAAAAATGGTTTTCTTCTTGTACTCTCATGCATACCTTACTTTGGTGTTTGAAGGATGCTCTAGGTATATCATTGGAAGAGATTTGCTCAATTGTGCCAGGTGGCTCTCTCGTCTTCTTTCCAAGCTATAAGCTGATGGAAAAACTCTGTACACGGTGGCGTCAAACTGGCCAATGGTCTCGGCTCTGCTTGGAGAAAGACATTTTTATTGGTTGAGTAAAAGAATATGTTCCTACAAATCCCATAGTGATGCATGTTTTGTTATTGTTGTTGAAAAATCTCAAATATCTCTCCGCAGAGCCAAGCGGAGGAGCAACGGGGGAATTTGAGAATGTCCTGAAGGAATATTATGATTGTATAGGCGGAAAGAAGAGATTGTTTGGTGGAAGAAATAGGAGAGCAGTTGATTTCaagaaaggaggaggaggaggtgcaTTTTTTGCTGTATGTAGAGGAAAGGTTTGTGACGATCATGTCATGGGCATAGTTTCTATCTTTTACATATAGATTTTTGAGTATACACTTGTCACAGGTTTCTGAAGGGCTTGATTTTAGTGATGACAACGCCAGGGCTGTGGTATACCTTTCAACTTCAATAGATTGTTattgataattaatatgatttCATACTTTTGCTTCAATTTTGCTTATGAGTGTGGTGTTAAACAACCTTGATGCTTTGCGTTCAGATAATCGTTGGCATTCCATTTCCAAACTTGTAAgacttttttttctattttttcccCTTAAGATTCATTTCTGCTTCTTCTTAACTGATCATTTCTTTTTCATGGGACAGGCGTGATGTACTAGTCGAACTAAAGAGAAGTTATAATGATACGTTCAAATCATCTAGAAACCTTCTTGGAGGGGGTGAATGGTATTGCCAACAAGCGTATCGTGCTTTAAATCAAGCAGCAGGTTCCATTGTTATATAactttgtctttttcagtttttttttattccaaaTCAATATTTAATCTAACATGGTATTGTCATCTTTACAGGAAGATGTATCCGACATAGGTTTGATTATGGTGCCATCATATTTTTGGGTATGTATCTATgaagattttaaataatatttttgggtTGTCAATGctccactctttttttttatttcaattcatTTTCTTGTGTTTGATTATCCAGATGAGAGATACAGACAACAAAGGAACAGAGTGTCTATTTCAAAGTGGCTTAGACAGTCTATCAAACTGTATGATAATTTTGAAGAATCTATGCAAGACTTGAAATCATTTTTCCCCAGTGCCAAGGTCTTATTTCCCTTTTCTTGAAAACTCTtttattattacataaaatCAACAAAATTGTTAAAGCAAAAACTACCTGCATGCAGAAGCATGTTGACAGTAAGATGTTAAGCTACAAAGAAGTCATCGACCTTGAGTGTGTGGTCCAAACTGAGCCTGAAACATCTGTTGTGATCAATGGTAGTTCAGCAGCCAGTCCATTTTCTTGCTCCAGTGGTTTGACTCTAGAACGAGGAGGGTCAGCGAGTGTtaattctcatgctttgaagagaagaaagtttATCAACTCTGCAGCTAATATTATTGACCTTGAGAAAGACAACGACCAAGACATGACCACAAGAAAAATTGAGTTTGGATCTGACAGCAGCACTGAAACAAGAGCTCGAGTGCAGATATCTTGTTTGCTCTGCAGAAGCCCTTTAGGCCACCCAGATAATAATGGCTCTTCATATCTAAGTTGCTTGGTGACTAGGTCGTCCAAGAAGTACTTACTGTCTCTCCTGAAGGAAACATCAAGATCCGAAATGCCAACAAGCGTTTCAGTTATCGTGACAGATTGCTCCTTGGTTGACCAGAGACTCTGCGCAGAAGAAGGTGAGGAGGGGGTTTGGTGCGAGCAAGATGGATGTGTTTTCAACACTATCTTCTGCCCTTTCTGCAGTGTTCCAAACACGACGTGTCTCGGAGTGCAAATCATGGCTACTGATTCATCAAACGTCCAGTTTCTCAGCAAAGTAAGGCTTCAACTTTAGTGGCCAATTCATCTCTCTTTTATGATTAGTTTGATTGACTATTCTTACCTTTTCTTTTCTCCAGATGTTGTTCTTTTCTGATCACCTAAATGTCATGGGTGATGCTGCAATCAAGGAAACTTTGTTGGAGCACAAAGGTGATTGATAGAGAAGCTGAAGCTGGGGAGAAGAGATGAAAACAAGTTACTCGGCATTTTGGTGTTTACACTCTCCAAGGCAAACGTTATTGAACATTCTACAAGCTGAAGCAAATTAGTACACTTTGCTTTGTGAAGTTGTGAAACCAAACTTTTGCAAAATAAAGCAGaatcaaaaccaaatccatttaaacacaaaaaaaaaaacagcatgcAGTAAAAAAAGTCTCTTGATAAAGAGTTTTTGTCTCATACATAATAAGATCACTCGGACTCGAACACAAGTTGGCAAGAACTGGAAGCCCTGACGACAGCAGGCAATTCGTTGAGCATTTCTCGTCTTTTCGCTAACCTGAAGAGCCTCTTGGGTTCGATGGGTTCTATGATGAAAGTCGCCTTCTTCAAGTGTCGTGCATTGCCTAGAATGTATACCGccacttctttctcttcttctctaatCCAATCAGGTCTTGTCCACACAAATGTCTCGAGATGGCACAACAAACATTGAGGGACGTACTTTGGTTGGTTCCATTTCCCCGGCTCCATATTTTTCTTGTCCGAAACCAGCTTGGGTTGCTGAGACGAATGCTACACAAGGGAAAAGCAGTGTAAATTATTAACAGACCAGATAGCAAAACTAACTAATACTGAAACTGCTTACATCAGTGAGCTTCAGAACTTGTAGCATAGGAGAGCTATCAAGCATCACTGTAAGTAGATTCCACCACTCCACTTTGTGTGAATACATCTCAAGATATACCAGCTGATAGAATACAATTCCAGTAGGATATGCAATCTGTTTCATGAGACACTTATTAATACATTTataataatgtacaaaaacaaaTAGAGTTCAAACTTACCTGCAAAGGTGATAAGTCCAAGCAAAGACGTTTGGCAGACACAAGAGATCCCATAATAGTCTCATTGGTTACATGAGAAACATTGCTAACATTCGCCTCTATCAGCTCCTCAGGCGCGTTCTCGATAAGACAATGCTCATAACCTTTCAACATTTGAATATCCAAGCGTAGCAAAGAGGGAGCGTTTATCACATATCCCCCTTTCTCTCTTCCGAAATTCTCACCGTAAAGAGACAACGTCTTGAGCGATAGAGACTCAATAACGAATCTCACAGCGTCTTCGTTATAGCATCGGTGGACGACCAAATGTTCAAGATTGGGGCAGCTAGAGAAAAGGTTTCGAATAGACTCACTGTCTTTGTAAACCAcagaatgaagatgaagagttGTGAGGGAGTTCAGAGACACCAAAGAAGGAATATCTAGGAGAACGTGATACTTGAGTTTCAAGGTCTGAATACTACAAAACAAGCTGCTTGGAAGTCTGACGGGGTTGCCACGGCCGAAATAATTAAGATGAAGCTCGAGCTCACGGACGGGGCGTGCGAATGCGATCGCGGTCCATATTCCGATGTACACGTCCTCGCATCTATCGTTGAGTTTCAGATGGAGAGTATCCAAGATCGGGGCTTTATGTGAAAGCAGAGTGTTGGAAACATTCTCTGCGAATTTCTGCATGTCCTCCCCTTTGGATTCGGATTCGAACCGGAGAACCGGCACCATTTTCCAAACGTGCCGCCATTGTTTAGACAGGACGCTTGTGGCTACGACGAGTTTTGTCGGGAGTAAAGACAGTATCCGCAGAATCAAAGGTTCTGGTAACGCACTGATTCTGTCAACAACATCTCGCTTCCTCAAACTTTCTCCACTAAAAAAAAGTCAAAGAgggaaaaaaacaattaagatTTTAAGAGTCGGAGTTTGAAGAACGGTTTCGAGTAGGATCGTGGGGGTAAAAGACAATCAAACAGATATATAAACTAACCATTGTTCCATgttcttcttcaacttcagATTCGTTCCTTCCACGATTACGAACAATTGGAGTGGAGGCAGACAAAAAAGAACCGAGGAAAAGGAATTTAAAGGTTATAAAGAGTTATGACACTACTAGGGCTTCATgattaaattctttttttccttttttggatAATGTTGGAGTAATCACAACTTAAATGTAGAATTactctatttaaaaaaaaaaacaatagaatgAAATCTTAAGTAAATCATGTAATCATGTGCAGATAATAAGTGTCATTAAATCATCAGAACTCAGAAGCCCACAGTATTTAACAGGGGAATTTAGAAGATGCAACTGAAAACGAGAGCAGAGTAATAACTAATAACACACTcccgccaaaaaaaaaaaaaagagtaaaatagATCACACACTAACAAAATGAATAGAAGAAAAAACtcaaaagttacaaaattacaCCAAGAAGTATCACAAGACACAGGGATATAACCCATATACAAAATGAACAATAAAGAATAATAACCCCAAAGACACAAGGGAGAAAACCAAACAACCACGACCATAAGTCTCTCGTCACGTGTTTGAGTCTATAGGGGCACCAGTTCTAGCCTGTGAGATCCTGTTTGCGTAGATGGTCACTAACCGAACCTGTGTACTGTTTAGACCTTCCAAATGCGGCAAAAACGCTTTCCCAAGCATTATGTATATGTCTACCAGACAGAACACCACTGTCTGCAACAACAACACACAAATTCCAAACGAGCTCAGAGAGACATATTGACCTTTTGTATCCCCTTTTTCACAAAATCTCAAGAGTAGTAGAAAAAGCTTTTGTATCCCCCAATTTGTTTTTACCTTTCGAACATCTGCGCTTTGGTTCCCAAATGCTTCAAAAACGGCAGGCAAAAAAGAAGACAATTGATCCGTTAATTCCTCTTGGGAGAGCCTACCCACAAGCTGTGTGCACAAGAAAGCAATGTGTCCCTTTCAGTGGGCATCTGATGATTGTATGTTATCTATATATGCAACTTTCGGGACGATTTTACCTTAGTTAAACAACTGATGCAAGCGACGAGGGTTTTTTCATCTTCTGTTACCAATAGTGGAACAATAACCTGAACACAGACATATTACGTTAACTAGCAATCAAATGAGGCCTATGAAAATAAGGTAACTCTTAACTACATACACTTAAGCATCTGAAAGGATCGTATTGGGACAAAACTGTGTTCAAGCATTCCTCAGCTTCACTGGAAACCTGAAAGGATATATCCATCATATACGAGGGGATCAAGagtcattaaaaatataagaatgcACAAGAAAAAGGCTGAGTATGCAATCTCTTACTTCTGGAACAGAGTCCTTCGAGACATGAAGCAGCTTCTCAATCACTATCTCTACAGAATCTTCCATGGCATCTTTCTGAAATTATCAAGTGAGATATATACAAGTGAGAAAAGATGCGAGCAATTTCGCAGAACTGGAAATATAACACCATTAACGTCTTGATAACTGAGTCTGAGCAAGTAACAAACCTGGCTCTTTAGCATTTCAGAAATCAGCGAAAGAGAAACTTCTCTGACTGAAAAATTTTCGTCATCCACCACTTCAAGAACAACCGTCAATATTTGATTGAAATACtgagaataaataaaagaacataGAATATCCATTAGAACTGATAAACAAATGAATGTTTTAATCAATATGAACAGTAGACGACTTGTGACTCAGAGCAGTAAGACGGATAAAAATCACATGGCAAAACCCACAAATAGCGAAATACAGCTGCTACCACATGTCAACAAATTTCATGGTTTGGCTTCTTAAGTTTCTAGTCCCAAGTTAAAACCAATATAAAAAAGGCAACCCACCAACAGACATTTTCCTTGTCTTACCTAATCTTGCTTAGCCTCATAATATGATGGAGTAATTTAAGACATCCAGTAAACTTTTTCAGTAGAACTGTAATCTATAAGTTGGCTATGTCGAGAAAAATGCCTCCGACTACTGGAACTATAAGTTGGTTTATTAGGTATACCTTGGTCCAAACTGATTTCTCGTTAGCTACAGAGGCTTCAATTAATTGCTGGAGTCCAGATATCTTGCTTGAAGAAGGGTTTCCATCACTCCCATTGATCTGTAAAAGCATAACCATCAGACATGATTTAAAGTACCAGAGATTAAAAAGATAACGCCTTTTGCCAATGTGGCAATTGTTACTTACCATATGTAGAATCTGCGGAATGCTAGGTCCAGATTCCGATGTTGGGTTAACCTTAATAGATGAGAACATGTACTGACTCAAATCTAAGTCGCGGGAGACCTCATTTCCATGTCTATCTTCCAAGGAATCAGCGTTTGTCATATTCAGACCATTTTTCTCCAAATGTTGTGGAGATAAGCCATCCAAATTTTCAACGCTGTCTGAACTTCCATTAGGGCTAGTTCTTGATATCAAATTCTCACCAGCTGAAGTAAACGTATAATCAGAATCCTTTTGGTTCAACAGATCACTAGCAGCAGTTATTCCACTTCTGAAGTTGTGATATAACTTTTCCTGAGTTCCACTGGAAACACTTTGACCAACCATACCACCAGTGACCGTTGTCTTCTCCTGGGAAGAACTCCATTTCCTACCACTATCACTGTCAAGGGAACCCCCAGAATACCTGCCAAGGAATATATTCTTCTTGGACGCAGCAGGATAGCCTTCTTCAGACGATGTCCCAATAGCATCAGATGGATCATAAGACTTTATTCTCTGTTTCTCCTTCTTACTCTGCATATAATTTAATAGCTCCACCTCGATGCGGGGAGTATATTGTTTGAGGGCTCTTCTCAAGGAGTTTTGCTCCTCAACTGACAAACTAAGAATGTAATTTAGCAGTCCTGTAGAATCATAGTGATTGTAGACAGATATGATACAAGTAATGGAAGCTTCTTTTAACTTGGTATTTTTGTCGCGGGTTAATGGTGTCAACTTTGCCAGCCACAATTTTAGGATGCCACTGTTACCCGAAATTTCAGGGTTACCAGCGTACCTGTTGAAGGAGTTGACGGCAAATTCAATCACAGCTAATTTAGCCTTTGGTGATCTCTGCTCATCCAGTGAACGAAGCAATGCAGGTAAAAGGGAATCTACACTGTAGGTTTTGCTGACAATTTCCAAGGTTGACGAGCAAGGTTGTCTAACTACCTCTTTTGGATCGATTAGCCTTGAAAACACATGGGGTAAGACTCTTTCCATGTAGCTCTCAAAAGGTTTTCGGCAAGATGGTATAAGATCCGCGAGTGTCGACAGTGCTGCTTGTGCAACCTTGTGGTGAGGATCATCCAAGTGCCGGAGAAATAGTTTCATTACTTTCTCAAAATTCTGGATTATTTCTTGAGCACCTTTTGGGCCTTGTTGCAGCAAAGTTTGGAGAAAATTAAAAGCTCCAACTCTGGCAGACCAATCAGAAATTGAGTTCAGTCCATCGTTAAGGGCCTCGTTCAGAGACGCTGGACCATCAACATGATTTGTCATGTCACCAACTTGCAGCTGGCTATCATCAAAACTTCTCCTCCTGCCTACTGACATTCTTCCCCCAGCATTCTTTCTCAAAAGTGGCCTCTGGAAATTAGGAACATGGCTAGTGTTTGAATCCCTGAAGGTTAAATCTCTATAAGAGGAATCAATCTGCTGTCTGTCTAAATGACCCACCATAAACCGCCTCGCCTCCCTGGAATCGTTGTTGTCCTCAAAACAACTTCTCCCATTTCTCTCTGAGACCCGTTTAACTGTCAAGGATGAAAAGCTAGGATGAGATTCGGACAACAGATTGCCACGGTGTGATTGTCTTCCTGAGTCCTTAGCCGCTTGTATTTGGGTGATGATATCTGACAAACCAAGGCCACCACTGCGATTACTGCCTTTGTTAATACCACGCATTGATTCAGCAGTTTTGCTATTTGTGAGAGTATTGGATGCTGCACCAGAAGCTTGGAATGGAGGATCACGAGACGATGGAGGGTCAACTCCTGCACTAGGGGATAGAAAGACAATTTAGCTGCGCAAGAATGTTTTAGCTCATGTCACAGAATGTTCCGAAAACAGGATATACTCTCACAAGGAAAGAAGCTCAATACCTAGATCCAAACTACTCGAACGAAGAGCTGCAGGATTTTGTCTATCGGATACATGCAGTCCTCGGAGCATACTTTCAATTGCACTCACCTTCTGCTTGCTTGACTGTAACACACTTTCCAGACTACGGTCAGAACCTTTATTGAGATCCTTTGATTGGGATAGGAGTAGGCCAGAAGAAAGAGATCCTCCTGAGGACAAATTTGAACTTCTATCCATAGCGACTATGGCTGATGTTCCATAGCCAAGTAAATTAGATGGAGCAGACGTCTGAGAAAATGAAGGCTGGGAGTGTCTCTCACGGACAGATGGTGAGGCGTGTCTCCTATGAATTCCCCCTTCTTCTTCATTTATTAGCTGAGAACATATGGAATGTGTTATTAAGCCTCATCAATGCAAATGCGCAGAATATAGAGAGCTGAGAAGCCTTACCCTTTGAATGACAGGGTCAAAGGAGGAAAATAAACGACGAGAACGATCCGGCCAAGTTTTTGCAAACATTCTGTAGCACATTCTAGCAGTTGCTCGTACCTGTTATTCAATATTTTAACAGATGATCCATGGGAGAATGATAGACGGGCAGTACAAGAAATACAAAGCGTTTGATACAAATAACGCAAACATAGATCCCATTAGAAGTTGCATTGAACCCTAATGACTGCCATCCCACACAGAGATGAAACAAGGAACCTACCTCACTCATAGCATCTGCAACACAGCATCTAACCAGATCTTCGTATATATCAACTGACCGCTGAATTTCTGGAGCATCAGGCCAATGTTCGAGTGTTAATAGTGCATATTCACAACACCTGTATTTAAAACTGGGATCAACTTCCATAAAATCAAAGGTCTTATGATTTATACGAAGGCCGTAGTATACCTTGCTCGTAAAACTGCATTACGGTCATGCTTTGCTGACTCAGCTATGCGAGGAAGTACACGGGCAGCTTTGCAGTTACGCAGCATCTAGAATAGCAAGAAAGCATCTGTGTAAGCGCAAAACTTAGACGAGCAGGCAATCTTATAGAAGCCAAAATCAGAAAAGCTAGCGATTTACCGTTTTTATGCAGTTATCAGCAGATTCTGCAATTACAAGCACAGTTATCACAACCAGCTTGAAAAGTACCTGATTACCATATAGTAATATTAACATGAATTTATATCCATTGAATGTCAGAACAGTAGATGACAGGGGTTTTAGCTTACTGGAATAAAAATCTCAGCGCATCCTTCAAAATCACCCAGTAACTCTTTTGACAAGAGACACAAGAGATGGCAAGCCTATATACACGAGAAACACCAAATGAAGGAAAGGCaatgatatatatacaaaaatatataaaataaggcTGCATTCATCTAAAATACCCTTCACCCTACTGGAACTTCTAAATATGTTACTCTTGCTAAAATCAATACAAATTATACAGCAATGGATAGTGTTGTCACGGGCCAGGGAAAGATATGAATTCCATAAACTAATGAAATAGCATTACTCTCGACATGCCAAATCATCAATTTGTCCCCATTGCTGAGCAAAAGAAGAATCACAATGCATTC includes:
- the LOC108825146 gene encoding uncharacterized protein LOC108825146 isoform X2; the encoded protein is MVSPTSKSEEKETPSPRNVYHIGGLQVRFPYQPYGTQLAFMSRVISTLDRSQRDGRCHALLESPTGTGKTLSLLCSALAWQQSYTSRFPKGNLARKRSIFIPDTQSPSSTEPSNVVEVEIPSRTPTIFYASRTHAQITQVIREYRKTAYRVPMAVLGARKRSCTNRRVQRKPYLNEICRSLIKDRMKPKCPEFIGTDEIVAHPSLQQNEVHDIEDLVKIGYTVRGCPYFASWDMFDKAQIVFCPYSYIVDQVIRESNEKKLRNKLRGAIIIFDEAHNMEDIARESGSIDLGEETLFKLQSELQDIAVEVPQIYQPVCDVIDGLIRWIGSKKDSLAKRDPQHYFSSWTGDKALRELEESNITRKDFLKLSKRFNMAIETSEKLHHLSEISLSTLQELLTTLGYFFSRDGNHILDYELGLQRRFIKRGDSSGKWTHTLSLWCMNPSVVFKAIVDLSSSIILTSGTLSPMDSFSSELGMQFGSCLEAPHVVDANQQVWAAGIFSGPNNQPLNASYKTNNEYPFQDALGISLEEICSIVPGGSLVFFPSYKLMEKLCTRWRQTGQWSRLCLEKDIFIEPSGGATGEFENVLKEYYDCIGGKKRLFGGRNRRAVDFKKGGGGGAFFAVCRGKVSEGLDFSDDNARAVIIVGIPFPNLRDVLVELKRSYNDTFKSSRNLLGGGEWYCQQAYRALNQAAGRCIRHRFDYGAIIFLDERYRQQRNRVSISKWLRQSIKLYDNFEESMQDLKSFFPSAKKHVDSKMLSYKEVIDLECVVQTEPETSVVINGSSAASPFSCSSGLTLERGGSASVNSHALKRRKFINSAANIIDLEKDNDQDMTTRKIEFGSDSSTETRARVQISCLLCRSPLGHPDNNGSSYLSCLVTRSSKKYLLSLLKETSRSEMPTSVSVIVTDCSLVDQRLCAEEGEEGVWCEQDGCVFNTIFCPFCSVPNTTCLGVQIMATDSSNVQFLSKMLFFSDHLNVMGDAAIKETLLEHKGD
- the LOC108825146 gene encoding uncharacterized protein LOC108825146 isoform X1, whose translation is MVSPTSKSEEKETPSPRNVYHIGGLQVRFPYQPYGTQLAFMSRVISTLDRSQRDGRCHALLESPTGTGKTLSLLCSALAWQQSYTSRFPKGNLARKRSIFIPDTQSPSSTEPSNVVEVEIPSRTPTIFYASRTHAQITQVIREYRKTAYRVPMAVLGARKRSCTNRRVQRKPYLNEICRSLIKDRMKPKCPEFIGTDEIVAHPSLQQNEVHDIEDLVKIGYTVRGCPYFASWDMFDKAQIVFCPYSYIVDQVIRESNEKKLRNKLRGAIIIFDEAHNMEDIARESGSIDLGEETLFKLQSELQDIAVEVPQIYQPVCDVIDGLIRWIGSKKDSLAKRDPQHYFSSWTGDKALRELEESNITRKDFLKLSKRFNMAIETSEKLHHLSEISLSTLQELLTTLGYFFSRDGNHILDYELGLQRRFIKRGDEGDSSGKWTHTLSLWCMNPSVVFKAIVDLSSSIILTSGTLSPMDSFSSELGMQFGSCLEAPHVVDANQQVWAAGIFSGPNNQPLNASYKTNNEYPFQDALGISLEEICSIVPGGSLVFFPSYKLMEKLCTRWRQTGQWSRLCLEKDIFIEPSGGATGEFENVLKEYYDCIGGKKRLFGGRNRRAVDFKKGGGGGAFFAVCRGKVSEGLDFSDDNARAVIIVGIPFPNLRDVLVELKRSYNDTFKSSRNLLGGGEWYCQQAYRALNQAAGRCIRHRFDYGAIIFLDERYRQQRNRVSISKWLRQSIKLYDNFEESMQDLKSFFPSAKKHVDSKMLSYKEVIDLECVVQTEPETSVVINGSSAASPFSCSSGLTLERGGSASVNSHALKRRKFINSAANIIDLEKDNDQDMTTRKIEFGSDSSTETRARVQISCLLCRSPLGHPDNNGSSYLSCLVTRSSKKYLLSLLKETSRSEMPTSVSVIVTDCSLVDQRLCAEEGEEGVWCEQDGCVFNTIFCPFCSVPNTTCLGVQIMATDSSNVQFLSKMLFFSDHLNVMGDAAIKETLLEHKGD
- the LOC108825146 gene encoding uncharacterized protein LOC108825146 isoform X3, which gives rise to MVSPTSKSEEKETPSPRNVYHIGGLQVRFPYQPYGTQLAFMSRVISTLDRSQRDGRCHALLESPTGTGKTLSLLCSALAWQQSYTSRFPKGNLARKRSIFIPDTQSPSSTEPSNVVEVEIPSRTPTIFYASRTHAQITQVIREYRKTAYRVPMAVLGARKRSCTNRRVQRKPYLNEICRSLIKDRMKPKCPEFIGTDEIVAHPSLQQNEVHDIEDLVKIGYTVRVDQVIRESNEKKLRNKLRGAIIIFDEAHNMEDIARESGSIDLGEETLFKLQSELQDIAVEVPQIYQPVCDVIDGLIRWIGSKKDSLAKRDPQHYFSSWTGDKALRELEESNITRKDFLKLSKRFNMAIETSEKLHHLSEISLSTLQELLTTLGYFFSRDGNHILDYELGLQRRFIKRGDEGDSSGKWTHTLSLWCMNPSVVFKAIVDLSSSIILTSGTLSPMDSFSSELGMQFGSCLEAPHVVDANQQVWAAGIFSGPNNQPLNASYKTNNEYPFQDALGISLEEICSIVPGGSLVFFPSYKLMEKLCTRWRQTGQWSRLCLEKDIFIEPSGGATGEFENVLKEYYDCIGGKKRLFGGRNRRAVDFKKGGGGGAFFAVCRGKVSEGLDFSDDNARAVIIVGIPFPNLRDVLVELKRSYNDTFKSSRNLLGGGEWYCQQAYRALNQAAGRCIRHRFDYGAIIFLDERYRQQRNRVSISKWLRQSIKLYDNFEESMQDLKSFFPSAKKHVDSKMLSYKEVIDLECVVQTEPETSVVINGSSAASPFSCSSGLTLERGGSASVNSHALKRRKFINSAANIIDLEKDNDQDMTTRKIEFGSDSSTETRARVQISCLLCRSPLGHPDNNGSSYLSCLVTRSSKKYLLSLLKETSRSEMPTSVSVIVTDCSLVDQRLCAEEGEEGVWCEQDGCVFNTIFCPFCSVPNTTCLGVQIMATDSSNVQFLSKMLFFSDHLNVMGDAAIKETLLEHKGD
- the LOC108825553 gene encoding F-box/FBD/LRR-repeat protein At3g51530-like, whose product is MEQCGESLRKRDVVDRISALPEPLILRILSLLPTKLVVATSVLSKQWRHVWKMVPVLRFESESKGEDMQKFAENVSNTLLSHKAPILDTLHLKLNDRCEDVYIGIWTAIAFARPVRELELHLNYFGRGNPVRLPSSLFCSIQTLKLKYHVLLDIPSLVSLNSLTTLHLHSVVYKDSESIRNLFSSCPNLEHLVVHRCYNEDAVRFVIESLSLKTLSLYGENFGREKGGYVINAPSLLRLDIQMLKGYEHCLIENAPEELIEANVSNVSHVTNETIMGSLVSAKRLCLDLSPLQIAYPTGIVFYQLVYLEMYSHKVEWWNLLTVMLDSSPMLQVLKLTDHSSQQPKLVSDKKNMEPGKWNQPKYVPQCLLCHLETFVWTRPDWIREEEKEVAVYILGNARHLKKATFIIEPIEPKRLFRLAKRREMLNELPAVVRASSSCQLVFESE